In Camelina sativa cultivar DH55 chromosome 16, Cs, whole genome shotgun sequence, a single window of DNA contains:
- the LOC104752540 gene encoding heat shock 70 kDa protein 15-like translates to MSVVGFDFGNENCLVAVARQRGIDVVLNDESNRETPAIVCFGDKQRFIGTAGAASTMMNPKNSISQIKRLIGRQFSDPELQRDIKSLPFSVTEGPDGYPLIHANYLGEVRAFTPTQVMGMMLSNLKGIAEKNLNAAVVDCCIGIPVYFTDLQRRAVLDAATIAGLHPLHLIHETTATALAYGIYKTDLPENEPLNVAFIDIGHASMQVCIAGFKKGQLKVLSHGFDRSLGGRDFDEALFHHFATKFKDEYKIDVSQNAKASLRLRAACEKLKKVLSANPVAPLNIECLMDEKDVRGVIKREEFEEISIPILERVKRPLEKALSDAGLTVEDVHMVEVVGSGSRVPAMIKILTEFFGKEPRRTMNASECVSRGCALQCAILSPTFKVREFQVHESFPFSISLAWKGLASDAQNGGSENLQSTIVFPKGNPIPSVKALTFYRSGTFSVDVQYSDVNELQAPPKISTYTIGPFQSSKGERAKLKVKVRLNLHGIVSVESATLLEEEEVEVPVSKEQSEETTKMETASAETAPASGDSDVNMQDAKESVDAAGTDNGAPESTDKPVQMETDSKAEAPKKKVKKTNVPLSEVVYGALKSVEVEKAVEKEFEMALQDRVMEETKDRKNAVESYVYDMRNKLSDKYQEYITDVEREAFLAKLQEVEDWLYEDGEDETKGVYVAKLEELKKVGDPVEVRYKESLERGSVIDQLGYCINSYREAAVSTDSKFDHIELAEKQKVLNECVEAEAWLREKQQQQDTLPKYATPALLSADVTSKAEALDKFCRPIMTKPKPAKAEAPQAKGGEPADEGKSEPQPPASAAEPMETENPTEGSA, encoded by the exons ATGAGTGTAGTTGGGTTTGATTTTGGAAACGAGAACTGCCTCGTTGCGGTTGCTAGGCAAAGAGGTATCGACGTCGTTCTTAACGATGAGTCTAATCGCGAGACCCCCGCTATTGTCTGCTTCGGCGACAAGCAGCGCTTCATCGGCACTGCTGGAGCTGCTTCTACCATGATGAACCCCAAAAACTCCATCTCCCAGATCAAGCGCCTTATCGGTCGTCAGTTTTCCGACCCTGAGCTGCAGAGGGATATCAAATCTCTCCCCTTCTCCGTCACCGAAGGGCCTGATGGGTACCCTTTGATCCACGCTAATTATTTGGGAGAGGTCAGAGCCTTTACCCCAACTCAGGTCATGGGTATGATGTTGTCTAACTTGAAAGGCATTGCTGAGAAGAACTTGAATGCCGCTGTGGTGGACTGCTGTATTGGTATTCCTGTCTACTTCACCGACCTCCAGCGAAGGGCTGTTCTTGATGCTGCAACTATCGCAGGCTTGCATCCTCTGCACTTGATCCACGAGACTACAGCTACAGCTCTGGCTTATGGAATTTATAAGACTGACTTGCCTGAGAACGAACCCCTCAATGTCGCTTTCATTGACATTGGCCATGCTAGCATGCAAGTCTGCATTGCAGGCTTCAAAAAAGGACAGCTCAAAGTCCTGTCTCACGGTTTTGACCGCTCCCTCGGTGGAAGGGATTTCGATGAGGCTCTTTTCCATCATTTTGCTACTAAGTTCAAGGATGAGTACAAGATTGACGTCTCCCAGAATGCTAAGGCTTCTCTCAGGCTCCGTGCTGCGTGCGAGAAACTGAAAAAGGTTCTAAGCGCAAATCCTGTTGCACCATTGAATATCGAGTGTTTGATGGATGAGAAAGATGTTAGGGGTGTCATCAAGAGGGAAGAGTTTGAAGAGATCAGCATCCCTATTTTGGAGCGTGTCAAGAGGCCTCTAGAGAAAGCGCTCTCTGACGCGGGCCTCACAGTTGAAGATGTACATATGGTCGAGGTTGTTGGCTCTGGCTCTCGCGTCCCTGCTATGATCAAGATCCTAACTGAGTTTTTTGGCAAGGAGCCCAGGCGTACAATGAATGCAAGTGAGTGTGTGTCAAGGGGGTGTGCCTTGCAGTGTGCCATTCTCAGTCCAACCTTTAAAGTTCGCGAATTCCAG GTTCATGAGAGCTTCCCTTTCTCGATTTCGCTGGCTTGGAAAGGACTAGCTTCCGATGCTCAAAATGGAGGATCTGAGAATCTGCAGAGCACCATTGTCTTTCCCAAAGGAAATCCCATTCCAAGTGTCAAGGCTCTAACTTTTTATCGTTCTGGAACATTCTCTGTTGATGTGCAGTATAGTGATGTAAACGAGTTGCAAGCGCCTCCAAAAATCAGCACATACACA ATTGGTCCCTTCCAGTCATCAAAAGGCGAGAGGGCAAAGCTTAAAGTGAAAGTGAGATTGAACCTGCATGGAATTGTCTCAGTTGAATCGGCAACT CttttggaagaggaagaagtagaaGTTCCGGTCTCTAAAGAACAATCAGAGGAAACTACTAAGATGGAGACTGCGTCTGCTGAGACAGCTCCTGCTTCTGGTGACTCTGATGTTAACATGCAGGACGCCAAGGAATCCGTTGATGCAGCTGGTACTGACAATGGTGCTCCAGAATCTACTGATAAGCCGGTGCAAATGGAAACTGATTCAAAG GCTGAGGCTCctaagaagaaggtgaagaaaacaaatgtacCTCTATCAGAAGTGGTCTATGGTGCCTTGAAATCTGTGGAGGTCGAAAAGGCAGTGGAGAAGGAATTTGAAATGGCTTTGCAAGACAGAGTTATGGAGGAGACCAAGGACCGCAAGAATGCTGTTGAATCCTATGTTTATGATATGCGAAACAAA CTGAGTGACAAATACCAGGAGTATATCACTGATGTAGAGAGGGAAGCATTCCTAGCGAAGCTGCAGGAAGTGGAGGATTGGTTGTATGAAGATGGGGAAGATGAGACTAAAGGTGTTTATGTTGCGAAGCTCGAAGAACTTAAGAAG GTTGGTGACCCTGTTGAAGTGCGCTACAAGGAGTCTTTGGAAAGAGGGTCGGTCATTGATCAGCTAGGTTACTGTATTAACAGCTACAGAGAGGCAGCTGTGTCTACTGATTCTAAGTTTGACCACATTGAATTGGCAGAGAAGCAAAAG GTTTTGAACGAGTGTGTGGAAGCTGAAGCTTGGCTGCGggagaagcagcagcagcaggatACGCTTCCCAAGTATGCCACTCCGGCTCTATTGTCAGCTGATGTTACAAGCAAGGCGGAGGCATTGGACAA GTTTTGCAGGCCTATAATGACCAAACCAAAGCCAGCTAAAGCAGAGGCACCACAAGCCAAGGGAGGTGAGCCGGCAGATGAGGGCAAGAGTGAGCCACAGCCACCAGCGTCTGCCGCCGAACCAATGGAGACCGAGAATCCAACCGAAGGCAGTGCCTAA
- the LOC104752539 gene encoding heat shock 70 kDa protein 15-like, which translates to MSVVGFDFGNENCLVAVARQRGIDVVLNDESNRETPAIVCFGDKQRFIGTAGAASTMMNPKNSISQIKRLIGRQFSDPELQRDIKSLPFSVTEGPDGYPLIHANYLGEVRAFTPTQVMGMMLSNLKGIAEKNLNAAVVDCCIGIPVYFTDLQRRAVLDAATIAGLHPLHLIHETTATALAYGIYKTDLPENEPLNVAFIDIGHASMQVCIAGFKKGQLKVLSHGFDRSLGGRDFDEALFHHFATKFKDEYKIDVSQNAKASLRLRAACEKLKKVLSANPVAPLNIECLMDEKDVRGVIKREEFEEISIPILERVKRPLEKALSDAGLTVEDVHMVEVVGSGSRVPAMIKILTEFFGKEPRRTMNASECVSRGCALQCAILSPTFKVREFQVHESFPFSISLAWKGAASDAQNGGSENLQSTIVFPKGNSIPSVKALTFYRSGTFSVDVQYSDVKDLQAPPKISTYTIGPFQSLKGERAKLKVKVRLNLHGVVSVESATLLEEEEVEVPVSKEKSQETAKMDTDKASSEAAPASGDSDVNMQDAKETTDAGSTENGVPESADKPVQMETDSKAEAPKKKVKKTNVPLSEVVYGALKSLEVEKAVEKEFEMALQDRVMEETKDRKNAVESYVYDMRNKLSDKYQEYIIDSEREAFLAKLQEVEDWLYEDGEDETKGVYLAKLDELKKVGDPVEVRYKESLERGSVIDQLGYCISSYREAAMSNDPKFDHIELAEKQKVLNECVEAEAWLREKKQQQDTLPKYATPALLSADVKSKAEALDKFCRPIMTKPKPAKAEAPQGKGGEPADEGKSEQQPPASAEPMETENPTEGSA; encoded by the exons ATGAGTGTAGTTGGGTTTGATTTTGGAAACGAGAACTGCCTCGTTGCTGTTGCTAGGCAAAGAGGTATCGACGTCGTTCTTAACGATGAGTCTAATCGCGAGACCCCCGCTATTGTCTGCTTCGGTGACAAGCAGCGCTTCATCGGCACTGCTGGAGCTGCTTCTACCATGATGAACCCCAAAAACTCCATCTCCCAAATCAAGCGCCTTATCGGTCGTCAGTTTTCCGACCCTGAGCTGCAGAGGGATATCAAATCTCTCCCCTTCTCCGTCACCGAAGGGCCTGATGGGTATCCTTTGATCCATGCTAATTATTTGGGAGAGGTCAGAGCCTTTACCCCAACTCAGGTCATGGGTATGATGTTGTCTAACTTGAAAGGCATTGCTGAGAAGAACTTGAATGCCGCTGTGGTGGACTGCTGTATTGGTATTCCTGTCTACTTCACCGACCTCCAGCGAAGGGCTGTTCTTGATGCTGCAACTATCGCAGGCTTGCATCCTCTGCACTTGATCCACGAGACTACAGCTACAGCTCTGGCTTATGGAATTTATAAGACTGACTTGCCTGAGAACGAACCCCTCAATGTCGCTTTCATTGACATTGGCCATGCTAGCATGCAAGTCTGCATTGCAGGCTTCAAAAAAGGACAGCTCAAAGTCCTGTCTCACGGTTTTGACCGCTCCCTCGGTGGAAGGGATTTCGATGAGGCTCTTTTCCATCATTTTGCTACTAAGTTCAAGGATGAGTACAAGATTGACGTCTCCCAGAATGCTAAGGCTTCTCTCAGGCTCCGTGCTGCGTGCGAGAAACTGAAAAAGGTTCTAAGCGCAAATCCTGTTGCACCATTGAATATCGAGTGTTTGATGGATGAGAAAGATGTTAGGGGTGTCATCAAGAGGGAAGAGTTTGAAGAGATCAGCATCCCTATTTTGGAGCGTGTCAAGAGGCCTCTAGAGAAAGCGCTCTCTGACGCGGGCCTCACAGTTGAAGATGTACATATGGTCGAGGTTGTTGGCTCTGGCTCTCGCGTCCCTGCTATGATCAAGATCCTAACTGAGTTTTTTGGTAAGGAGCCCAGGCGTACAATGAATGCAAGTGAGTGTGTGTCAAGGGGATGTGCCTTGCAGTGTGCCATTCTCAGTCCAACCTTTAAAGTTCGCGAATTCCAG GTTCATGAGAGCTTCCCTTTCTCAATTTCGCTGGCGTGGAAAGGAGCAGCTTCCGATGCCCAAAATGGAGGATCTGAGAATCTGCAGAGCACCATTGTTTTTCCCAAAGGAAATTCCATTCCTAGTGTCAAGGCTCTAACGTTTTACCGCTCTGGAACATTCTCTGTTGATGTGCAATACAGTGATGTGAAAGATTTGCAAGCACCTCCAAAAATCAGCACATACACA ATTGGTCCCTTCCAGTCATTAAAGGGCGAGAGGGCAAAGCTTAAAGTGAAAGTGAGATTGAATCTGCATGGAGTTGTCTCGGTTGAATCAGCAACT CttttggaagaggaagaagttgaaGTTCCAGTCTCGAAAGAAAAATCGCAGGAAACTGCTAAGATGGACACTGACAAAGCTTCTTCCGAGGCAGCTCCTGCTTCTGGTGACTCTGATGTTAACATGCAAGACGCCAAGGAAACCACGGATGCAGGTAGTACCGAAAATGGTGTTCCAGAGTCTGCTGATAAGCCAGTGCAAATGGAAACTGATTCAAAG GCTGAGGCTccaaagaagaaggtgaagaaaacaaatgtacCTCTGTCAGAAGTGGTCTATGGTGCCTTGAAATCTTTGGAGGTCGAAAAGGCAGTGGAGAAGGAATTTGAGATGGCTTTGCAAGACAGAGTTATGGAGGAGACCAAGGACCGGAAGAATGCTGTTGAATCCTATGTTTATGATATGCGAAACAAA CTGAGTGACAAATACCAGGAGTATATCATTGATTCGGAGAGGGAAGCCTTCCTGGCGAAGCTACAGGAAGTGGAGGATTGGTTGTATGAAGATGGGGAAGATGAAACCAAAGGGGTTTATCTTGCAAAGCTCGATGAGCTCAAGAAG GTGGGTGATCCTGTTGAAGTGCGTTACAAGGAGTCGTTGGAAAGAGGGTCGGTTATTGATCAGCTTGGTTACTGTATTAGCAGCTACAGAGAGGCAGCTATGTCTAATGATCCCAAGTTTGACCACATTGAATTGGCAGAGAAGCAAAAG GTTTTGAACGAGTGTGTGGAAGCAGAAGCATGGCTGCGTGAGAAGAAACAGCAGCAAGACACGCTTCCCAAGTATGCCACACCGGCCCTATTGTCAGCTGACGTTAAAAGCAAGGCGGAGGCATTGGACAA GTTTTGCAGGCCTATAATGACCAAACCAAAGCCGGCTAAAGCAGAGGCACCGCAAGGCAAGGGAGGTGAACCGGCGGATGAGGGCAAGAGTGAGCAACAGCCACCAGCTTCTGCCGAACCAATGGAGACTGAGAATCCCACTGAAGGTAGTGCCTAA
- the LOC104752538 gene encoding dnaJ protein ERDJ2A encodes MAASEENSALFPIFILTIMAIPLVPYTMVKLSRAVSKKQRTIHCQCLECDRSGKYKRSLFKKISNFSTWSNLTLLLLWVVMIFLIYYTKNMSRETQVFDPFSILGLEPGVTDSEIKKAYRRLSIQYHPDKNPDPEANKYFVEFISKAYQALTDPVSRENFEKYGHPDGRQGFQMGIALPQFLLDIDGASGGILLLWIVGVCILLPLVIAVIYLSKSSKYTGNYVMHQTLSAYYYLMKPSLAPSKVMEVFTKAAEYMEIPVRRTDDEPLQKLFMSVRSELNLDLKNMKQEQAKFWKQHPAIVKTELLIQAQLTRESGVLSPALQGDFRRVLELAPRLLEELLKMAVIPRTAQGHGWLRPAVGVVELSQCIVQAVPLSARKSSGVSSEGISPFLQLPHFSDAVVKKIARKKVKSFQDLQEMRLEDRSELLTQVAGLSATDVEDIEKVLEMMPSLTVDITCETEGEEGIQEGDIVTLQAWVTLKRPNGLIGALPHAPYFPFHKEENYWVLLADSVSNNVWFSQKVSFMDEGGAITAASKAISESMEGSGAGVKETNDAVREAIEKVKGGSRLVMGKLQAPAEGTYNLTCFCLCDTWIGCDKKTSLKVKVLKRTRAGTRGLVSDEGAIAEEGMEEEDEIEEEDYDDDYESEYSEDEDDKKDMEEKRGSKKANGSVKKKESSSEESGSEEE; translated from the exons atGGCGGCCTCTGAAGAGAATAGCGCATTGTTCCCCATTTTTATCTTGACGATAATGGCAATCCCATTGGTGCCTTATACCATGGTCAAGTTAAGCCGTGCTGTCTCCAAGAAGCAAAGGACCATCCATTGTCAGTGTCTCGAGTGTGACCGTTCTGGCAAATACAAGAGATCCTTATTTAAAAAG ATCTCTAACTTCTCTACATGGAGCAACTTGACGCTTTTGCTACTCTGGGTCGTCATGATTTTCCTGATTTATTACACTAAGAACATGAGCCGTGAG ACTCAAGTTTTTGACCCATTCAGTATTCTTGGACTGGAACCTGGAGTTACCGATTCTGAAATTAAGAAAGCATATCGAAGGCTCTCCATTCAATACCATCCTGACAAAAATCCCGATCCAG AGGCCAATAAATATTTTGTGGAGTTCATATCTAAAGCGTACCAGGCTTTGACTGATCCTGTATCCCGTGAAAACTTTGAGAAGTATGGTCATCCTGATGGCAGACAA GGATTTCAAATGGGCATTGCTCTTCCTCAATTTCTTTTAGACATAGATGGAGCATCTGGTGGCATATTATTGCTTTGGATTGTTGGTGTCTGTATTCTCTTGCCCCTTGTGATTGCTGTTATATATCTCTCCAAGTCATCGAAGTATACCGGGAACTACGTTATGCACCAAACACTCTCCGCATATTATTATCTAATGAAACCCTCTTTGGCTCCAAG CAAAGTTATGGAAGTTTTTACCAAGGCAGCTGAGTACATGGAGATTCCAGTTCGTAGAACTGATGATGAACCTTTACAGAAGCTCTTTATGTCTGTTAGGAGTGAGCTAAACTTGGACCTGAAGAACATGAAGCAAGAGCAAGCTAAGTTTTGGAAACAGCATCCTGCCATAGTGAAg ACGGAGCTGTTGATACAGGCCCAGTTAACTCGTGAATCAGGAGTCCTGTCTCCAGCCCTTCAAGGCGATTTCAGGCGTGTGCTAGAGCTTGCACCTCGCCTCCTTGAGGAGTTATTGAAG ATGGCGGTTATACCACGCACTGCCCAAGGGCATGGATGGCTGAGGCCTGCTGTTGGAGTAGTTGAGCTATCTCAGTGCATTGTTCAG GCTGTTCCTCTTAGTGCAAGGAAGTCGTCTGGAGTATCTTCAGAAGGCATTTCCCCTTTCTTACAGCTCCCTCATTTCAGTGATGCCGTTGTCAAAAAGATAGCACGGAAG AAGGTTAAATCATTCCAAGATCTTCAAGAAATGAGGTTGGAAGACCGTTCTGAACTGCTCACCCAG GTAGCGGGTTTGTCAGCAACTGATGTTGAGGACATTGAGAAGGTGCTAGAAATGATGCCGTCTCTTACAGTCGACATCACATGTGAAACAGAAGGGGAAGAGGGGATCCAAGAGGGAGACATCGTGACCCTTCAAGCTTGGGTCACCCTGAAACGACCCAATGGGCTCATAGGCGCTCTTCCTCATGCACCCTACTTCCCCTTTCACAAGGAGGAAAACTACTGGGTTCTTCTTGCGGATTCGGTGTCGAATAATGTGTGGTTCTCTCAGAAGGTTAGCTTCATGGATGAAGGTGGAGCCATAACGGCTGCTTCGAAAGCCATCAGTGAGTCAATGGAAGGATCGGGAGCAGGGGTGAAGGAAACAAATGATGCAGTAAGAGAAGCCATAGAGAAGGTTAAAGGCGGGTCAAGACTGGTAATGGGTAAACTCCAAGCACCCGCAGAGGGAACATACAACTTGACTTGCTTCTGCCTGTGTGACACATGGATTGGGTGTGACAAAAAGACATCGCTAAAGGTCAAAGTCCTGAAAAGAACGAGGGCAGGGACCCGTGGTTTGGTTTCAGATGAGGGTGCGATTGCAGAAGAAGGTATggaggaggaagatgagatTGAAGAGGAGGACTATGATGATGATTACGAAAGTGAGTACAGTGAAGATGAGGATGACAAGAAAGAtatggaagagaagagagggtCGAAGAAGGCCAATGGgagtgtgaagaagaaggagtcgAGTTCTGAAGAGTCGGGATCGGAAGAAGAGTGA